In Gossypium arboreum isolate Shixiya-1 chromosome 6, ASM2569848v2, whole genome shotgun sequence, the following are encoded in one genomic region:
- the LOC108486121 gene encoding alpha-aminoadipic semialdehyde synthase isoform X2, which yields MKKDKNIHEFTPQLRDYSNDGKVLDQIIDSLTSIANPTENHGTPSQQLNKISLKVGKLQETGMKKDSESDPQRKMLVLILGAGRVCQPACELLASIGTAASRQWYKTCLQNDSEEQMDVHVIVASLYLKDAEEIIQGIPNTAAVELDVTDHRALHQYISQVEIVISLLPASCHVAIANVCVELKKHLVTASYVDDSMLMMDEKAKNAGITILGEMGLDPGIDHMMAMKMINQAHLKKGKIMSFTSYCGGIPSPAAANNPLAYKFSWNPAGAIKAGRNPATYKSQGETVHVNGDDLYDSAVRFRIPDLPAFALECLPNRNSLTYGDLYGIGHEASTIFRGTLRYEGFSEIMATLARIGIFNAETLPLLKHEGRPTFRNFLCELLKIDTKDMNEVVVGEKKIAERILELGHCKEPGVAVKAAKTIVFLGLNEQTGIPVSCQSAFAVTCHRMEERLTYSNTEQDMVLLHHEVEVDFPDSKQTERHTATLLEFGKAKNGKMISAMALTVGVPVAIGALLLIVNKIKTRGVLRPIVPEVYLPALEIAQAYGIKLMEKTE from the exons ATGAAAAAGGACAAAAATATTCATGAATTCACTCCTCAGTTGCGTGATTATTCCA ATGATGGGAAAGTTCTGGATCAGATCATTGATTCATTGACGTCTATAGCTAATCCAACTGAAAATCATGGAACCCCAAGTCAACAACTGAATAAGATTTCCCTCAAAGTTGGTAAGCTCCAGGAGACTGGGATGAAGAAAGACTCCGAATCCGACCCCCAAAGGAAGATGTTGGTGCTTATACTCGGCGCCGGCCGTGTTTGTCAACCGGCTTGCGAGCTGTTAGCCTCAATAGGAACTGCTGCTTCTCGCCAATGGTATAAAACTTGCCTCCAAAATGATTCCGAAGAGCAGATGGATGTTCATGTTATTGTTGCATCTCTATACCTTAAGGATGCAGAAGAG ATAATTCAAGGTATTCCGAATACAGCGGCAGTTGAGCTTGATGTCACTGATCATAGAGCTCTCCATCAGTATATTTCACAG GTTGAGATCGTTATCAGTTTGTTGCCTGCTAGTTGCCATGTTGCAATAGCAAACGTGTGCGTCGAG CTTAAAAAACATCTTGTCACAGCAAGCTATGTCGATGACTCCATGTTAATGATGGATGAAAAGGCCAAGAATGCTGGCATTACAATTCTTGGTGAAATGGGTTTGGACCCTGGAATAG ATCATATGATGGCAATGAAGATGATAAACCAAGCGCATCTCAAAAAGGGCAAAATAATGTCTTTCACTTCCTATTGTGGAGGGATCCCATCTCCAGCAGCTGCAAATAATCCATTGGCATATAAATTCAG TTGGAATCCTGCCGGAGCTATTAAAGCAGGACGAAATCCTGCCACGTACAAATCTCAGGGTGAAACAGTACATGTAAATG GGGATGACCTCTATGATTCGGCTGTGAGATTTCGGATACCTGATCTTCCAGCTTTTGCATTGGAGTGCCTTCCTAATCGTAACTCGTTAACTTATGGGGATCTGTATGGGATCGGACATGAAGCATCCACAATATTCCGTGGAACTCTCCGCTATGAAG GTTTTAGTGAGATAATGGCCACACTTGCAAGAATTGGTATATTCAATGCCGAAACTCTTCCACTTCTCAAACATGAAGGTCGACCAACATTTAGAAATTTCCTTTGTGAGCTTCTGAAAATTGATACTAAAGACATGAATGAAGTTGTAGTTGGGGAAAAAAAGATAGCCGAAAGGATCCTAGAACTTGGACATTGCAAGGAGCCAGGAGTTGCTGTAAAGGCTGCCAAAACGATTGT GTTTTTGGGGCTAAACGAACAGACAGGAATCCCGGTTTCGTGCCAAAGCGCATTTGCTGTAACATGTCATCGAATGGAAGAAAGGCTAACATACTCTAACACAGAACAG GATATGGTTTTGTTGCACCATGAAGTGGAAGTAGATTTCCCTGATAGCAAACAGACCGAGCGCCATACCGCGACTTTACTGGAATTCGGGAAGGCTAAGAATGGAAAAATGATATCTGCTATGGCCCTTACTGTTGGCGTTCCAGTAGCAATTGGAGCTCTG CTTTTAATTGTAAACAAGATCAAAACAAGAGGTGTATTGAGGCCTATTGTTCCTGAAGTTTATCTACCAG CTTTGGAAATTGCTCAAGCCTATGGTATCAAACTGATGGAGAAAACCGAGTGA
- the LOC108486121 gene encoding alpha-aminoadipic semialdehyde synthase isoform X3 gives MNSLLSCVIIPVGADDGKVLDQIIDSLTSIANPTENHGTPSQQLNKISLKVGKLQETGMKKDSESDPQRKMLVLILGAGRVCQPACELLASIGTAASRQWYKTCLQNDSEEQMDVHVIVASLYLKDAEEIIQGIPNTAAVELDVTDHRALHQYISQVEIVISLLPASCHVAIANVCVELKKHLVTASYVDDSMLMMDEKAKNAGITILGEMGLDPGIDHMMAMKMINQAHLKKGKIMSFTSYCGGIPSPAAANNPLAYKFSWNPAGAIKAGRNPATYKSQGETVHVNGDDLYDSAVRFRIPDLPAFALECLPNRNSLTYGDLYGIGHEASTIFRGTLRYEGFSEIMATLARIGIFNAETLPLLKHEGRPTFRNFLCELLKIDTKDMNEVVVGEKKIAERILELGHCKEPGVAVKAAKTIVFLGLNEQTGIPVSCQSAFAVTCHRMEERLTYSNTEQDMVLLHHEVEVDFPDSKQTERHTATLLEFGKAKNGKMISAMALTVGVPVAIGALLLIVNKIKTRGVLRPIVPEVYLPALEIAQAYGIKLMEKTE, from the exons ATGAATTCACTCCTCAGTTGCGTGATTATTCCA GTTGGTGCAGATGATGGGAAAGTTCTGGATCAGATCATTGATTCATTGACGTCTATAGCTAATCCAACTGAAAATCATGGAACCCCAAGTCAACAACTGAATAAGATTTCCCTCAAAGTTGGTAAGCTCCAGGAGACTGGGATGAAGAAAGACTCCGAATCCGACCCCCAAAGGAAGATGTTGGTGCTTATACTCGGCGCCGGCCGTGTTTGTCAACCGGCTTGCGAGCTGTTAGCCTCAATAGGAACTGCTGCTTCTCGCCAATGGTATAAAACTTGCCTCCAAAATGATTCCGAAGAGCAGATGGATGTTCATGTTATTGTTGCATCTCTATACCTTAAGGATGCAGAAGAG ATAATTCAAGGTATTCCGAATACAGCGGCAGTTGAGCTTGATGTCACTGATCATAGAGCTCTCCATCAGTATATTTCACAG GTTGAGATCGTTATCAGTTTGTTGCCTGCTAGTTGCCATGTTGCAATAGCAAACGTGTGCGTCGAG CTTAAAAAACATCTTGTCACAGCAAGCTATGTCGATGACTCCATGTTAATGATGGATGAAAAGGCCAAGAATGCTGGCATTACAATTCTTGGTGAAATGGGTTTGGACCCTGGAATAG ATCATATGATGGCAATGAAGATGATAAACCAAGCGCATCTCAAAAAGGGCAAAATAATGTCTTTCACTTCCTATTGTGGAGGGATCCCATCTCCAGCAGCTGCAAATAATCCATTGGCATATAAATTCAG TTGGAATCCTGCCGGAGCTATTAAAGCAGGACGAAATCCTGCCACGTACAAATCTCAGGGTGAAACAGTACATGTAAATG GGGATGACCTCTATGATTCGGCTGTGAGATTTCGGATACCTGATCTTCCAGCTTTTGCATTGGAGTGCCTTCCTAATCGTAACTCGTTAACTTATGGGGATCTGTATGGGATCGGACATGAAGCATCCACAATATTCCGTGGAACTCTCCGCTATGAAG GTTTTAGTGAGATAATGGCCACACTTGCAAGAATTGGTATATTCAATGCCGAAACTCTTCCACTTCTCAAACATGAAGGTCGACCAACATTTAGAAATTTCCTTTGTGAGCTTCTGAAAATTGATACTAAAGACATGAATGAAGTTGTAGTTGGGGAAAAAAAGATAGCCGAAAGGATCCTAGAACTTGGACATTGCAAGGAGCCAGGAGTTGCTGTAAAGGCTGCCAAAACGATTGT GTTTTTGGGGCTAAACGAACAGACAGGAATCCCGGTTTCGTGCCAAAGCGCATTTGCTGTAACATGTCATCGAATGGAAGAAAGGCTAACATACTCTAACACAGAACAG GATATGGTTTTGTTGCACCATGAAGTGGAAGTAGATTTCCCTGATAGCAAACAGACCGAGCGCCATACCGCGACTTTACTGGAATTCGGGAAGGCTAAGAATGGAAAAATGATATCTGCTATGGCCCTTACTGTTGGCGTTCCAGTAGCAATTGGAGCTCTG CTTTTAATTGTAAACAAGATCAAAACAAGAGGTGTATTGAGGCCTATTGTTCCTGAAGTTTATCTACCAG CTTTGGAAATTGCTCAAGCCTATGGTATCAAACTGATGGAGAAAACCGAGTGA
- the LOC108486121 gene encoding alpha-aminoadipic semialdehyde synthase isoform X1: MLGNGVVGILSESSNKWERRVPLTPSHCARLLHSGREKTGIARIIVQPSTKRIHHDSLYEDVGCHISDDLSECGLILGIKQPKLDMILPNRAYAFFSHTHKAQKENMPLLDKILAERVSLYDYELIVGDNGKRLLAFGKYAGRAGMIDLLRGLGQRYLSLGYSTPFLSLGASYMYPSLAAAKAAVITVGEEIASQGLPSGICPVIFVFTGSGNVSVGAQEIFKLLPHVFVEPSRLPELFGKGRNVTSKRVFQVYGCIVTSCDMVSHKDPSKTFDKADYYAHPEHYNPIFHEKIAPYASVIVNCMYWERRFPRLLSTKQIQELNKKGCPLVGISDITCDIGGSIEFVNQTTSIDSPFFRYEPLTDSYHNDMDGNGVICSAVDILPTEFAKEASRHFGDILSQFVGSLASTADFTKLPAHLTRACIVHGGTLTTLYEYIPRMRKSDTLDISDNHTNGHINNKKKYSVLVSLSGHLFDQFLINEALDIIEAAGGSFHLVKCQVGQSTDAMSYSELEVGADDGKVLDQIIDSLTSIANPTENHGTPSQQLNKISLKVGKLQETGMKKDSESDPQRKMLVLILGAGRVCQPACELLASIGTAASRQWYKTCLQNDSEEQMDVHVIVASLYLKDAEEIIQGIPNTAAVELDVTDHRALHQYISQVEIVISLLPASCHVAIANVCVELKKHLVTASYVDDSMLMMDEKAKNAGITILGEMGLDPGIDHMMAMKMINQAHLKKGKIMSFTSYCGGIPSPAAANNPLAYKFSWNPAGAIKAGRNPATYKSQGETVHVNGDDLYDSAVRFRIPDLPAFALECLPNRNSLTYGDLYGIGHEASTIFRGTLRYEGFSEIMATLARIGIFNAETLPLLKHEGRPTFRNFLCELLKIDTKDMNEVVVGEKKIAERILELGHCKEPGVAVKAAKTIVFLGLNEQTGIPVSCQSAFAVTCHRMEERLTYSNTEQDMVLLHHEVEVDFPDSKQTERHTATLLEFGKAKNGKMISAMALTVGVPVAIGALLLIVNKIKTRGVLRPIVPEVYLPALEIAQAYGIKLMEKTE; the protein is encoded by the exons ATGCTTGGAAATGGAGTTGTTGggattctttctgagtcatcaaataaaTGGGAAAGAAGGGTTCCTCTCACCCCATCACATTGTGCTCGACTTTTACACAGCGGGAGGGAGAAAACAGGTATAGCTCGTATAATAGTGCAGCCATCGACGAAGCGCATCCATCACGATTCCCTCTACGAGGATGTTGGTTGTCACATATCAGATGACTTATCAGAATGTGGTCTTATTTTGGGTATCAAGCAACCAAAG TTAGACATGATTCTTCCTAATAGAGCTTATGCCTTCTTCTCACATACTCACAAAGCTCAGAAGGAGAATATGCCATTATTAGATAAG ATCCTCGCGGAGAGGGTATCGTTGTATGACTATGAGCTTATTGTTGGGGACAATGGTAAAAGGTTACTTGCATTTGGCAAATATGCTGGCAGAGCAGGAATGATCGATTTATTACGCGGATTGGGACAGC GGTATTTGAGTCTTGGATATTCAACACCATTCCTGTCTCTGGGTGCATCATATATGTATCCTTCCTTGGCTGCTGCAAAGGCTGCAGTGATCACCGTGGGTGAAGAGATAGCTTCTCAGGGACTGCCTTCAGGGATATGTCCTGTAATCTTCGTATTCACGGGTTCCGGAAATG TTTCTGTTGGTGCTCAAGAGATATTTAAACTACTTCCTCATGTTTTTGTTGAACCAAGCAGACTTCCAGAACTCTTTGGAAAG GGAAGGAATGTTACATCAAAGAGGGTCTTTCAAGTTTATGGTTGTATCGTGACTAGTTGCGACATGGTTTCACACAAAGATCCTTCAAAAACATTTGATAAA GCAGATTATTATGCACATCCAGAACATTACAACCCCATTTTCCATGAAAAAATAGCCCCATATGCATCAGTAATTG TGAATTGCATGTACTGGGAGAGAAGATTTCCTAGATTATTGAGTACCAAGCAGATTCAAGAACTAAACAAGAAAGGATGTCCACTTGTTGGGATCTCTGATATAACATGTGACATAGGGGGCTCAATTGAGTTTGTTAATCAAACCACATCAATAGACTCGCCTTTCTTCAG ATATGAGCCATTGACCGATTCGTACCATAATGACATGGATGGTAATGGCGTAATATGTTCAGCTGTTGATATTCTCCCAACTGAGTTTGCAAAAGAG GCATCTCGACACTTTGGAGACATTCTATCACAGTTCGTTGGGAGTTTAGCTTCTACAGCAGACTTCACAAAGTTGCCTGCACACCTCACCAGAGCTTGTATCGTCCATGGGGGAACACTTACTACATTATATGAATATATCCCTCGTATGAGAAAGTCTGACACACT AGATATATCAGATAATCATACTAATGGACACATCAATAACAAAAAGAAATACAGTGTATTG GTATCACTGAGTGGgcacttatttgatcagttcctTATAAATGAGGCATTGGATATAATAGAAGCAGCTGGTGGTTCCTTTCACTTGGTAAAGTGCCAAGTGGGCCAgagtaccgatgccatgtcctactcAGAGCTTGAG GTTGGTGCAGATGATGGGAAAGTTCTGGATCAGATCATTGATTCATTGACGTCTATAGCTAATCCAACTGAAAATCATGGAACCCCAAGTCAACAACTGAATAAGATTTCCCTCAAAGTTGGTAAGCTCCAGGAGACTGGGATGAAGAAAGACTCCGAATCCGACCCCCAAAGGAAGATGTTGGTGCTTATACTCGGCGCCGGCCGTGTTTGTCAACCGGCTTGCGAGCTGTTAGCCTCAATAGGAACTGCTGCTTCTCGCCAATGGTATAAAACTTGCCTCCAAAATGATTCCGAAGAGCAGATGGATGTTCATGTTATTGTTGCATCTCTATACCTTAAGGATGCAGAAGAG ATAATTCAAGGTATTCCGAATACAGCGGCAGTTGAGCTTGATGTCACTGATCATAGAGCTCTCCATCAGTATATTTCACAG GTTGAGATCGTTATCAGTTTGTTGCCTGCTAGTTGCCATGTTGCAATAGCAAACGTGTGCGTCGAG CTTAAAAAACATCTTGTCACAGCAAGCTATGTCGATGACTCCATGTTAATGATGGATGAAAAGGCCAAGAATGCTGGCATTACAATTCTTGGTGAAATGGGTTTGGACCCTGGAATAG ATCATATGATGGCAATGAAGATGATAAACCAAGCGCATCTCAAAAAGGGCAAAATAATGTCTTTCACTTCCTATTGTGGAGGGATCCCATCTCCAGCAGCTGCAAATAATCCATTGGCATATAAATTCAG TTGGAATCCTGCCGGAGCTATTAAAGCAGGACGAAATCCTGCCACGTACAAATCTCAGGGTGAAACAGTACATGTAAATG GGGATGACCTCTATGATTCGGCTGTGAGATTTCGGATACCTGATCTTCCAGCTTTTGCATTGGAGTGCCTTCCTAATCGTAACTCGTTAACTTATGGGGATCTGTATGGGATCGGACATGAAGCATCCACAATATTCCGTGGAACTCTCCGCTATGAAG GTTTTAGTGAGATAATGGCCACACTTGCAAGAATTGGTATATTCAATGCCGAAACTCTTCCACTTCTCAAACATGAAGGTCGACCAACATTTAGAAATTTCCTTTGTGAGCTTCTGAAAATTGATACTAAAGACATGAATGAAGTTGTAGTTGGGGAAAAAAAGATAGCCGAAAGGATCCTAGAACTTGGACATTGCAAGGAGCCAGGAGTTGCTGTAAAGGCTGCCAAAACGATTGT GTTTTTGGGGCTAAACGAACAGACAGGAATCCCGGTTTCGTGCCAAAGCGCATTTGCTGTAACATGTCATCGAATGGAAGAAAGGCTAACATACTCTAACACAGAACAG GATATGGTTTTGTTGCACCATGAAGTGGAAGTAGATTTCCCTGATAGCAAACAGACCGAGCGCCATACCGCGACTTTACTGGAATTCGGGAAGGCTAAGAATGGAAAAATGATATCTGCTATGGCCCTTACTGTTGGCGTTCCAGTAGCAATTGGAGCTCTG CTTTTAATTGTAAACAAGATCAAAACAAGAGGTGTATTGAGGCCTATTGTTCCTGAAGTTTATCTACCAG CTTTGGAAATTGCTCAAGCCTATGGTATCAAACTGATGGAGAAAACCGAGTGA